Proteins encoded together in one Cicer arietinum cultivar CDC Frontier isolate Library 1 chromosome 4, Cicar.CDCFrontier_v2.0, whole genome shotgun sequence window:
- the LOC101505338 gene encoding replication factor C subunit 3-like isoform X1: protein MLWVDKYRPKTLDHVMVHRDIAENLKKLVTEHDCPHLLFYGPSGAGKKTLIMALLRQMFGPGAEKVKVENRAWKVDAGSRSIDLELTTLSSANHIEMTPSDAGFQDRYIVQEIIKEMAKNRPIDTKGKKGFKVLVLNDVDKLSREAQHSLRRTMEKYSAYCRLILCCNSSSRVTEAIRSRCLNVRINAPSEEQIVEVLQFIGKKEGLQLPSGFAARIAEKSNRNLRRAILSFETCRVQHVMSCVTCRYPFTDKQTISPMDWEEYISEIASDIMKEQSPKRLFQVRGKLYELLINCIPPEIILKRLLYELLRKLDAELKHEICHWAAYYEHRMRLGQKAIFHIEAFVAKFMSVYKSFLIATFG, encoded by the exons ATGCTGTGGGTTGATAAGTATCGTCCCAAAACCCTCGACCATGTTATGGTTCACAGGGACATCGCTGAAAATCTCAAGAAATTG GTTACTGAACATGATTGCCCTCATTTGCTGTTCTATGGCCCATCAGGCGCTGGCAAGAAAACACTAATCATGGCTCTTCTCCGCCAAATGTTTGGACCTGGTGCCGAAAAG GTGAAGGTAGAAAATCGGGCGTGGAAAGTGGAT GCTGGGAGTAGATCTATTGATTTAGAGCTGACTACATTATCAAGTGCGAATCACATCGAAATGACTCCAAGTGATGCAGGCTTCCAGGACAGATACATTGTTCAAGAAATAATCAAAGAAATGGCCAAGAATAGACCCATTGATACTAAAGGGAAGAAAGGATTTAAAG TACTAGTGCTTAATGATGTTGACAAACTCTCTAGAGAAGCCCAACATTCTCTCCGCAGAACGATGGAGAAATACAGCGCTTATTGCAGATTAATTCTATGTTGCAATAGTTCTTCAAGAGTCACGGAAGCAATCCGTTCCCGTTGTCTTAATGTACGAATAAATGCACCAAGTGAAGAACag ATTGTTGAAGTCTTACAGTTCATTGGTAAGAAAGAAGGGCTGCAACTTCCTTCTGGTTTTGCTGCTCGCATAGCAGAGAAATCAAATCGGAATTTAAGGAGGGCCATATTGTCATTTGAGACTTGCCGCGTCCAACA TGTCATGTCATGTGTTACTTGTAGGTATCCTTTCACTGACAAACAAACAATTTCCCCAATGGACTGGGAAGAATATATTTCTGAAATTGCATCTGACATAATGAAGGAACAGAGCCCAAAAAG GTTGTTTCAAGTTCGGGGAAAGCTGTACGAGCTGCTGATCAATTGCATTCCTCCTGAGATCATTTTGAAG AGGCTTCTTTATGAGCTATTGAGGAAACTAGATGCAGAACTGAAGCATGAAATCTGCCATTGGGCAGCATATTAT GAGCATAGAATGCGCCTTGGACAGAAAGCAATATTTCACATCGAAG CATTTGTGGCCAAGTTTATGAGCGTCTACAAATCCTTCCTCATTGCAACATTTGGCTAA
- the LOC101505338 gene encoding replication factor C subunit 3-like isoform X2 — translation MLWVDKYRPKTLDHVMVHRDIAENLKKLVTEHDCPHLLFYGPSGAGKKTLIMALLRQMFGPGAEKVKVENRAWKVDAGSRSIDLELTTLSSANHIEMTPSDAGFQDRYIVQEIIKEMAKNRPIDTKGKKGFKVLVLNDVDKLSREAQHSLRRTMEKYSAYCRLILCCNSSSRVTEAIRSRCLNVRINAPSEEQIVEVLQFIGKKEGLQLPSGFAARIAEKSNRNLRRAILSFETCRVQQYPFTDKQTISPMDWEEYISEIASDIMKEQSPKRLFQVRGKLYELLINCIPPEIILKRLLYELLRKLDAELKHEICHWAAYYEHRMRLGQKAIFHIEAFVAKFMSVYKSFLIATFG, via the exons ATGCTGTGGGTTGATAAGTATCGTCCCAAAACCCTCGACCATGTTATGGTTCACAGGGACATCGCTGAAAATCTCAAGAAATTG GTTACTGAACATGATTGCCCTCATTTGCTGTTCTATGGCCCATCAGGCGCTGGCAAGAAAACACTAATCATGGCTCTTCTCCGCCAAATGTTTGGACCTGGTGCCGAAAAG GTGAAGGTAGAAAATCGGGCGTGGAAAGTGGAT GCTGGGAGTAGATCTATTGATTTAGAGCTGACTACATTATCAAGTGCGAATCACATCGAAATGACTCCAAGTGATGCAGGCTTCCAGGACAGATACATTGTTCAAGAAATAATCAAAGAAATGGCCAAGAATAGACCCATTGATACTAAAGGGAAGAAAGGATTTAAAG TACTAGTGCTTAATGATGTTGACAAACTCTCTAGAGAAGCCCAACATTCTCTCCGCAGAACGATGGAGAAATACAGCGCTTATTGCAGATTAATTCTATGTTGCAATAGTTCTTCAAGAGTCACGGAAGCAATCCGTTCCCGTTGTCTTAATGTACGAATAAATGCACCAAGTGAAGAACag ATTGTTGAAGTCTTACAGTTCATTGGTAAGAAAGAAGGGCTGCAACTTCCTTCTGGTTTTGCTGCTCGCATAGCAGAGAAATCAAATCGGAATTTAAGGAGGGCCATATTGTCATTTGAGACTTGCCGCGTCCAACA GTATCCTTTCACTGACAAACAAACAATTTCCCCAATGGACTGGGAAGAATATATTTCTGAAATTGCATCTGACATAATGAAGGAACAGAGCCCAAAAAG GTTGTTTCAAGTTCGGGGAAAGCTGTACGAGCTGCTGATCAATTGCATTCCTCCTGAGATCATTTTGAAG AGGCTTCTTTATGAGCTATTGAGGAAACTAGATGCAGAACTGAAGCATGAAATCTGCCATTGGGCAGCATATTAT GAGCATAGAATGCGCCTTGGACAGAAAGCAATATTTCACATCGAAG CATTTGTGGCCAAGTTTATGAGCGTCTACAAATCCTTCCTCATTGCAACATTTGGCTAA